One Burkholderia vietnamiensis LMG 10929 genomic window carries:
- a CDS encoding glutathione S-transferase — protein sequence MASSSMNFDVTKLPIMTIYDFPKGPYPTRVRIALAEKGLRSRVEFVMVDLYKGEHKRPEFISEKNYSGTLPVLELEDGTCIAECTAITEYLDTLDGAPTLTGRTPLEKGVIHMMSKRAELELLDAISVYFHHATPGLGPNVELYQNAEWGLRQRDKALRGMHYFNDVLKRQPFVAGDAFSMADITVIGGLVFASIVKLPVPTECEALVDWYVRMRQRPSVKNQPALA from the coding sequence ATGGCTTCCAGCAGCATGAACTTCGACGTAACCAAACTTCCGATCATGACGATCTACGATTTCCCCAAAGGACCCTATCCGACACGCGTCCGTATCGCCCTGGCCGAGAAGGGGCTGCGATCGCGCGTCGAGTTCGTGATGGTCGACCTTTACAAAGGGGAGCACAAAAGGCCCGAGTTCATCTCCGAGAAAAACTACTCGGGAACGCTGCCGGTCCTCGAGCTCGAAGACGGAACGTGCATTGCCGAATGCACCGCCATTACCGAATACCTCGATACGCTCGATGGTGCGCCCACGCTGACCGGCCGGACACCACTCGAAAAGGGTGTGATCCACATGATGAGCAAGCGCGCCGAGCTGGAGTTGCTCGACGCAATCAGCGTCTATTTCCACCATGCCACGCCAGGGTTAGGACCTAACGTCGAGCTCTATCAGAACGCCGAATGGGGGCTTCGTCAGCGCGACAAAGCCCTGAGAGGCATGCACTACTTCAATGACGTTCTGAAAAGGCAGCCATTTGTCGCTGGAGATGCGTTCTCTATGGCCGACATCACCGTTATCGGCGGACTGGTCTTTGCGTCAATCGTGAAGTTGCCCGTGCCTACGGAGTGCGAGGCCCTTGTAGATTGGTACGTGAGAATGCGGCAGCGCCCAAGCGTCAAGAACCAGCCGGCGCTCGCGTGA
- a CDS encoding TetR/AcrR family transcriptional regulator, with the protein MKNDSGLSSRERILVAATKIAQAHGYSGLNFRDLAEAVGIKAASIYHHFASKADLGAAVARRYWEESAATLDALLAESADPLDCLRHYPDTFRKALERGNRICLCSFLAAESDDLPETVVKEIQTFADVNVAWLSKVLSAAAVVSPEDIERRARAIYAAVVGAQLVARSRSDISLYDGLIESYRIAGLLPA; encoded by the coding sequence GTGAAGAATGATTCAGGCCTGAGCTCCAGGGAGCGAATCCTGGTGGCAGCCACAAAGATTGCGCAGGCCCATGGCTACAGCGGCTTGAATTTCCGTGATCTCGCCGAAGCTGTCGGCATCAAGGCTGCGAGCATCTACCACCACTTCGCAAGCAAGGCCGATCTCGGCGCAGCAGTGGCAAGGCGGTATTGGGAGGAATCAGCAGCGACTCTGGATGCGCTTTTGGCCGAATCCGCAGATCCGCTCGATTGCCTGCGCCACTATCCCGATACGTTTCGCAAGGCGCTTGAGCGCGGCAATCGCATATGCCTGTGTAGCTTCCTGGCTGCCGAATCTGATGACCTGCCGGAAACGGTGGTGAAAGAGATTCAGACTTTTGCGGATGTCAATGTTGCGTGGCTGAGCAAGGTGCTGTCCGCCGCGGCCGTGGTCAGCCCCGAGGATATCGAGCGGCGTGCTCGCGCCATCTACGCGGCCGTCGTCGGCGCTCAGCTCGTTGCCAGGAGTCGCTCGGACATTTCTCTCTATGACGGATTGATTGAAAGTTATCGCATCGCTGGTCTTCTGCCGGCATAG